In Rattus norvegicus strain BN/NHsdMcwi chromosome 1, GRCr8, whole genome shotgun sequence, a genomic segment contains:
- the Slc25a28 gene encoding mitoferrin-2 isoform X3, translated as MELEGRSAGGVAGGPAAGPGRSPGESALLDGWLQRGVGRGAGGGEAGAYQTPVRLDPESGPEYEALPAGATVTTHMVAGAVAGILEHCVMYPIDCVKTRMQSLQPDPAARYRNVLEALWRIIRTEGLWRPMRGLNVTATGAGPAHALYFACYEKLKKTLSDVQPDVWQRYFMMQP; from the exons ATGGAGTTGGAGGGGCGGAGTGCAGGCGGCGTGGCGGGAGGACCAGCTGCTGGGCCCGGGCGGAGCCCCGGGGAGTCGGCGCTGCTGGACGGGTGGCTGCAGCGGGGCGTGGGCCGGGGGGCCGGCGGCGGGGAGGCGGGGGCCTATCAGACCCCTGTACGGCTGGATCCGGAGTCCGGTCCGGAATACGAAGCGCTGCCGGCTGGAGCCACTGTCACCACGCACATGGTGGCGGGCGCCGTGGCAGGGATCCTGGAGCATTGCGTGATGTACCCGATCGACTGCGTCAAG ACCCGGATGCAGAGTCTACAGCCTGATCCAGCCGCCCGCTATCGAAACGTGTTGGAGGCTCTCTGGAGAATTATAAGAACAGAGGGCCTGTGGAGGCCCATGAGGGGGCTGAACGTCACTGCGACTGGCGCGGGGCCTGCCCACGCCCTCTATTTTGCCTGCTACGAAAAGTTAAAAAAGACATTGAGTGAT